One stretch of Podospora pseudoanserina strain CBS 124.78 chromosome 4, whole genome shotgun sequence DNA includes these proteins:
- a CDS encoding hypothetical protein (CAZy:PL3; COG:G; EggNog:ENOG503NY7H): MFSNAGQIALTLLAAAPTALACLGYTGGLPKATGNVALTAPIYVKAGQVYDGGWRKFDRNPSSCNGQSEGGEKDTAFVVERGGTLRNVIIGKTVGEGVYCKGGGCNLEFIWFEDVCEDAISIKDDRPGDVTNIIGGGAYHASDKVIQHNGCGRVNIINFYAENYGKVYRSCGTCQKCAREVYVEGVTARKGGEVVGITKANGDKATLVNVCTDAKTPCQNYSGPGAKDGAC, from the exons ATGTTCTCCAACGCCGGACAGATCGCTCTCACCCTTCTCGCCGCTGCCCCTACGGCATTGGCCTGCCTGGGCTACACCGGCGGCCTTCCCAAGGCCACTGGGAATGTGGCTCTGACTGCGCCCATCTACGTCAAGGCTGGTCAGGTCTACGACGGTGGCTGGCGCAAGTTTGACAGAAACCCCAGCAGCTGCAATGGCCAGagtgaaggtggtgagaagGACACCGCTTTCGTTGTTGAGCGTGGTGGTACTCTCCGCAACGTCATCATCGGTAAGACCGTCGGTGAGGGTGTCTACTGCAAGGGTGGCGGCTGCAACCTCGAGTTCATCTGGTTCGAGGACGTCTGCGAGGATGCCATCTCCATC AAGGACGACCGTCCGGGAGATGTCACCAACATTATTGGTGGCGGTGCCTACCACGCCTCTGACAAGGTGATCCAGCACAACGGTTGCGGCCGTGTCAAC ATCATCAACTTCTATGCCGAGAACTACGGCAAGGTCTATCGCTCGTGCGGAACA TGCCAGAAGTGCGCCCGCGAAGTCTACGTCGAGGGTGTCACCGCCCGCAAGGGTGGCGAGGTTGTCGGCATCACCAAGGCCAACGGTGACAAGGCCACCTTGGTGAATGTCTGCACTGATGCCAAGACCCCGTGCCAGAACTACAGCGGTCCTGGTGCCAAGGACGGCGCTTGCTAG